From one Lotus japonicus ecotype B-129 chromosome 3, LjGifu_v1.2 genomic stretch:
- the LOC130744894 gene encoding uncharacterized protein LOC130744894, whose amino-acid sequence MWKVGNGERINIWRDACLPNRPPVHCNWRVVHDYGIQKVSHLISYLHGGWNRTLLDMIFPLLIVASILAILLATNRGEDVLFWPMAQDGFYTTKLGYRFVSKHQHVGVASSSSKVFYPPDFWSKIWGSNALPRCKEVVWRACLSVLPVRVLLRACGMEVSTECPFSADHEEFVAHVLLLCEAVRGCWFASNLGVCWDPSSSSFGDAMQALVSAMDAEDVGRVCAMIYALWEARNRVIFDGQPFDLGRVLQRAQGLLADEGAASVQLRRAPVMHSTWQRPSCCVYKVNFDAAMSQDGVAGFGMVVRDEEGAAFAAATASSFYALSEAVGEVMRLRWAMSLAVDLGFRSVCLETDCLQLFEVWKKGGVGRSYLATLVQEARSLSSFFDVVNLSFIRRTGNCVVDFF is encoded by the coding sequence ATGTGGAAAGTTGGGAATGGTGAGAGGATTAATATCTGGCGAGATGCTTGTCTTCCAAATAGACCTCCAGTGCACTGTAATTGGCGTGTTGTTCATGACTATGGTATTCAGAAAGTGTCTCATTTGATTTCTTATCTCCATGGTGGTTGGAATCGGACTTTACTTGATATGATTTTTCCTCTACTGATTGTTGCTTCAATTCTAGCTATCCTTTTGGCTACCAACCGGGGAGAGGATGTTTTATTCTGGCCCATGGCTCAGGATGGTTTTTACACAACAAAGCTTGGATATAGGTTTGTGTCGAAGCACCAGCATGTTGGGGTGGCATCATCTTCTTCTAAAGTGTTTTATCCTCCTGATTTCTGGTCTAAAATTTGGGGTTCCAATGCTCTACCTCGTTGCAAGGAGGTGGTTTGGAGAGCGTGCTTGTCTGTTCTTCCGGTTCGTGTCCTGTTGAGAGCTTGTGGGATGGAGGTGTCCACGGAATGCCCGTTTTCTGCTGATCATGAGGAGTTTGTGGCTCATGTTTTGTTGTTGTGTGAGGCAGTTAGAGGTTGCTGGTTTGCATCAAATCTTGGAGTCTGTTGGGATCCTTCGTCCTCTTCTTTTGGAGATGCGATGCAAGCTTTAGTGTCGGCCATGGATGCAGAGGATGTGGGGCGGGTTTGTGCTATGATCTACGCTCTATGGGAGGCACGCAACCGAGTGATCTTTGATGGACAACCTTTTGATCTGGGACGGGTGCTGCAGCGGGCTCAAGGGCTGCTAGCAGATGAAGGAGCAGCTTCAGTTCAGTTGCGGAGAGCTCCGGTGATGCATTCGACATGGCAACGGCCGAGTTGTTGTGTCTATAAGGTTAATTTTGATGCAGCTATGTCCCAGGATGGAGTAGCAGGGTTTGGCATGGTGGTGCGCGACGAGGAAGGGGCTGCTTTCGCTGCTGCTACAGCTTCTAGTTTCTATGCTCTCTCGGAGGCCGTTGGTGAGGTGATGAGGCTTCGTTGGGCTATGTCTTTGGCGGTTGATTTGGGTTTTCGTTCAGTATGCTTGGAGACGGATTGTTTGcagctgtttgaagtttggaaGAAGGGTGGTGTGGGTCGCTCTTACCTAGCCACATTGGTGCAGGAAGCTCGTTCTTTATCTAGTTTTTTTGATGTTGTTAATTTGTCTTTTATTCGTCGTACTGGTAATTgtgttgttgattttttttag